A window of Streptomyces gilvosporeus contains these coding sequences:
- a CDS encoding ATP-binding protein yields the protein MSIWWSLQLRREAASVPLARRLLLGTMETAGVDPDICYDLSVALSEACANAVEHGGDAATDDYRVTAFIDGDTCRIEVTDSGPGFRRPQPPAPVPALAPTQAPADAEDGRGLFLIEALTDHVRYRNRTGRRGAVVSFDKILKWREGAALPMAS from the coding sequence ATGAGCATCTGGTGGTCCCTCCAACTGCGACGTGAGGCCGCGAGCGTCCCGCTCGCCCGCCGTCTGCTGCTGGGCACCATGGAGACGGCCGGCGTCGACCCGGACATCTGCTACGACCTGTCGGTCGCCCTCTCCGAGGCCTGCGCCAACGCCGTCGAACACGGCGGGGATGCCGCCACCGACGACTACCGCGTCACCGCCTTCATCGACGGCGACACCTGCCGCATCGAGGTCACCGACTCCGGCCCCGGCTTCCGCCGCCCCCAGCCCCCCGCCCCCGTCCCCGCCCTCGCCCCCACCCAGGCCCCCGCCGACGCCGAGGACGGCCGAGGCCTCTTCCTGATCGAGGCCCTCACCGACCACGTCCGCTACCGCAACCGCACCGGCAGACGCGGCGCGGTGGTCAGCTTCGACAAGATCCTCAAATGGCGCGAGGGGGCGGCGCTTCCTATGGCGTCGTGA
- a CDS encoding TetR-like C-terminal domain-containing protein, giving the protein MTTAHRASGEARPGGRTARTRQAVLAAVFEELGHGGPAALSMEKVAQRSGVHLATLYRRWRCAEGLVCDLLNWLSADVPLPDTGTLPGDLRALARSIGTFYADERMRSLIEAVVSAAARDPQAATALRDFFGERLVLAGEMVVRAVERGELPPDTDPEKVMAALGAPFYYRILIARGPVDTALAESTATAVWVSARAGAYRRTESHNGAPHDGR; this is encoded by the coding sequence GTGACCACAGCGCACCGGGCCTCGGGGGAGGCCCGCCCGGGGGGACGTACCGCGCGGACTCGGCAGGCCGTACTGGCCGCCGTCTTCGAGGAGTTGGGACACGGCGGCCCTGCCGCGCTCAGCATGGAAAAGGTCGCTCAGCGCTCGGGAGTCCATCTGGCGACGCTCTACCGGCGCTGGCGCTGCGCCGAGGGGCTGGTCTGCGATCTGCTGAACTGGCTGAGCGCGGATGTGCCGCTGCCCGACACCGGTACGCTGCCCGGCGATCTGCGTGCGCTGGCCCGCTCGATAGGCACGTTCTACGCGGACGAGCGGATGCGCAGCCTGATCGAGGCGGTGGTCTCGGCCGCGGCCCGCGATCCGCAGGCGGCCACGGCGCTGCGGGACTTCTTCGGCGAACGGCTGGTGCTGGCCGGCGAGATGGTGGTCCGCGCCGTCGAACGCGGTGAACTGCCCCCCGATACGGACCCGGAGAAGGTGATGGCGGCCCTGGGCGCGCCCTTCTACTACCGCATCCTGATCGCCCGCGGACCGGTCGACACGGCCCTGGCCGAGTCCACCGCCACCGCGGTGTGGGTGTCGGCCCGCGCGGGCGCGTACCGGCGGACGGAGTCCCACAACGGTGCGCCGCACGACGGCCGGTGA
- a CDS encoding aminopeptidase P family protein, with amino-acid sequence MTDELTPETPDEDEQPIKQRKNGLYPGVSDELAENMKSGWADTELRGLEPIEQAPNAARRRAALSARFPGERLVIPAGQLKTRSNDTEYAFRAATEYVYLTGDQTDGSVLVLEPTEDGHEATLYRLPRSNRENGEFWLSGMGELWVGRRHGLAEAEALLGLPCKDVRELAAALTEATGPVRAVRGHDAAIEAALTDKVTAERDEELRAYLSEARVIKDEFEIGELQKAVDSTVRGFEDVVKVLDKAEATSERYIEGTFFLRARVEGYDIGYGSICAAGPNATTLHWVRNDGRVRSGDLLLLDAGVETHSLYTADVTRTLPINGRYTDLQRAIYDAVYEAQEAGIAAVKPGAAYRDFHDAAQRVLTEKLVEWGLVEGPVERVLELGLQRRWTLHGTGHMLGLDVHDCAAARREAYVDGTLEPGMVLTVEPGLYFQADDLTVPEEYRGIGVRIEDDILVTEDGNRNLSAGLPRRSDEVEAWMAGLLGK; translated from the coding sequence GTGACCGACGAGCTCACGCCGGAGACCCCGGACGAGGACGAGCAGCCGATCAAGCAGCGCAAGAACGGCCTTTACCCGGGCGTCTCGGATGAGCTCGCGGAGAACATGAAGAGCGGCTGGGCCGACACCGAGCTGCGCGGTCTCGAACCGATCGAGCAGGCCCCGAACGCCGCCCGCCGCCGCGCCGCGCTCTCGGCGCGCTTCCCCGGCGAGCGCCTGGTCATCCCGGCGGGCCAGCTCAAGACCCGCTCCAACGACACCGAGTACGCCTTCCGCGCCGCGACCGAGTACGTCTACCTCACCGGCGACCAGACCGACGGCAGCGTCCTCGTCCTGGAGCCCACCGAGGACGGGCACGAGGCGACCCTCTACCGCCTGCCCCGCTCCAACCGCGAGAACGGCGAGTTCTGGCTGAGCGGCATGGGCGAGCTGTGGGTCGGCCGGCGCCACGGCCTGGCCGAGGCCGAGGCGCTGCTCGGCCTCCCGTGCAAGGACGTACGCGAGCTGGCCGCGGCGCTGACCGAGGCCACCGGCCCGGTCCGGGCGGTCCGCGGGCACGACGCCGCCATCGAGGCCGCGCTGACGGACAAGGTCACCGCCGAGCGCGACGAAGAGCTGCGGGCGTATCTGTCCGAGGCCCGGGTGATCAAGGACGAGTTCGAGATCGGCGAGCTCCAGAAGGCCGTCGACTCGACCGTGCGCGGCTTCGAGGACGTCGTGAAGGTCCTGGACAAGGCCGAGGCCACCAGCGAGCGCTACATCGAGGGCACGTTCTTCCTGCGCGCCCGCGTCGAGGGCTACGACATCGGCTACGGCTCGATCTGCGCCGCGGGCCCCAACGCCACCACCCTGCACTGGGTCCGCAACGACGGGCGGGTCCGCTCCGGCGACCTGCTGCTGCTGGACGCGGGCGTGGAGACCCACAGCCTCTACACCGCGGACGTCACCCGCACCCTGCCCATCAACGGCCGCTACACCGACCTCCAGCGCGCGATCTACGACGCGGTGTACGAGGCCCAGGAGGCGGGCATCGCCGCGGTCAAGCCGGGCGCGGCCTACCGCGACTTCCACGACGCGGCGCAGCGGGTGCTCACCGAGAAGCTGGTCGAGTGGGGTCTGGTCGAGGGCCCCGTCGAGCGGGTGCTGGAGCTGGGCCTCCAGCGCCGCTGGACGCTGCACGGCACGGGCCACATGCTCGGCCTGGACGTCCACGACTGCGCCGCGGCCCGCAGGGAGGCGTATGTCGACGGCACGCTGGAGCCCGGGATGGTGCTCACCGTCGAACCCGGTCTGTACTTCCAGGCGGACGATCTGACGGTGCCCGAGGAGTACCGCGGTATCGGTGTGCGGATCGAGGACGACATCCTGGTGACCGAGGACGGCAACCGGAATCTGTCGGCCGGGCTGCCTCGCCGGTCGGACGAGGTCGAGGCGTGGATGGCGGGGCTGCTGGGGAAGTAG